The proteins below come from a single Candidatus Eremiobacteraceae bacterium genomic window:
- a CDS encoding TonB family protein, whose translation MATTPNAQPDSLITPPLSTKRSHYAFIYLSAGFIILSATAHFIMGAAGERFFPQFKEQATPPPQKVTVQTLIKPPPTTKPTPPPTPTPLPTPTPPPSQSTPPPAHLKMNVIKTHNEGGTGPAEVAYTSAPHGDENGVPQGPPTTAPAAPAAEPARPQEPVGITDAEYKYKAPVDYPEPARQQSTQGTAIVLVTIGTSGELVAVKIYRSSGSPLLDNAALRAARASLFKPPSVQTDYLLEYVFQLE comes from the coding sequence TTGGCCACGACCCCCAACGCGCAGCCGGATTCGCTCATCACGCCGCCGCTGTCCACCAAGCGCAGCCACTATGCGTTTATCTATCTTTCGGCCGGCTTCATCATCTTGTCGGCTACCGCGCATTTCATCATGGGCGCCGCTGGCGAGCGTTTCTTCCCGCAGTTCAAAGAACAAGCGACGCCGCCGCCACAAAAAGTCACGGTCCAAACACTGATCAAGCCGCCGCCGACGACCAAACCGACCCCGCCGCCGACACCCACGCCGCTGCCGACGCCTACTCCGCCGCCGTCCCAGAGCACGCCGCCGCCCGCGCACCTCAAGATGAACGTCATCAAAACGCACAACGAAGGTGGCACAGGCCCAGCCGAAGTGGCGTATACATCGGCGCCGCACGGCGACGAGAACGGCGTGCCGCAAGGGCCGCCGACCACGGCCCCAGCCGCGCCCGCCGCCGAGCCGGCAAGGCCGCAGGAGCCGGTCGGCATCACGGACGCGGAGTACAAGTACAAGGCGCCGGTGGACTACCCTGAACCTGCTAGGCAGCAGAGCACCCAGGGCACCGCCATCGTGCTGGTCACGATCGGCACGAGCGGAGAGCTAGTGGCCGTCAAGATCTATCGGTCGTCGGGCAGCCCGCTGCTCGATAACGCGGCCCTCAGGGCCGCGCGAGCGAGCCTCTTCAAACCGCCGTCCGTGCAAACCGACTACTTGCTCGAATACGTCTTCCAGCTCGAATAG